Proteins encoded in a region of the Panicum hallii strain FIL2 chromosome 3, PHallii_v3.1, whole genome shotgun sequence genome:
- the LOC112886445 gene encoding malate dehydrogenase, glyoxysomal, with translation MEQQQQQGAAARRMATLASHLRPQHASSHRQMEEVPLLMGSNCRAKGAAPGFKVAILGAAGGIGQPLALLMKMNPLVSVLHLYDVVNTPGVTADISHMNTGAVVRGFLGQPQLENALTGMDLVIIPAGVPRKPGMTRDDLFNINAGIVRTLCEGIAKCCPKAIVNVISNPVNSTVPIAAEVFKKAGTYDPKRLLGVTTLDVVRANTFVGEVLGLDPREVNVPVIGGHAGVTILPLLSQVNPACSFTSEEVNHLTSRIQNGGTEVVEAKAGAGSATLSMAYAAAKFADACLRGLRGDAGIVECSYVASQVTELPFFASKVRLGRSGVEEILPLGLLNEFERAGLENAKKELAQSIQKGVSFINK, from the exons atggagcagcagcagcagcaaggggCCGCGGCCAGGCGGATGGCCACGCTCGCATCCCACCTGCGCCCGCAACACGCATCCTCTCACCGTCAG ATGGAGGAGGTACCCCTCCTGATGGGATCCAATTGCCGTGCAAAAGGGGCGGCGCCAGGCTTCAAAGTCGCGATCTTGGGTGCAGCTGGTGGAATCGGGCAGCCACTCGCGCTACTGATGAAGATGAACCCTCTCGTTTCGGTGCTCCATCTATACGATGTCGTCAACACACCTGGTGTCACAGCTGACATTAGCCACATGAATACTGGTGCTGTG GTGCGTGGGTTCTTGGGTCAGCCACAGTTGGAAAATGCTCTAACTGGGATGGATCTTGTGATAATTCCTGCTGGTGTCCCTCGGAAACCTGGGATGACAAGGGATGATCTGTTTAACATCAATGCTGGAATCGTCCGTACTCTTTGCGAGGGAATTGCAAAATGCTGCCCCAAGGCGATTGTGAATGTGATCAGTAATCCTGTCAATTCTACCGTTCCAATTGCTGCTGAAGTTTTCAAGAAAGCTGGGACATATGATCCCAAGCGCCTTTTGGGGGTTACAACACTTGATGTAGTGAGAGCCAACACTTTTGTG GGAGAGGTTCTTGGACTTGATCCCAGAGAAGTCAATGTTCCTGTCATTGGTGGGCATGCTGGAGTTACGATATTACCACTCCTTTCACAG GTGAATCCTGCCTGCTCATTCACTTCAGAAGAGGTTAATCACCTCACTTCTCGCATACAGAATGGTGGGACAGAAGTAGTTGAG GCTAAAGCGGGAGCAGGATCAGCAACTCTTTCAATG GCATATGCGGCTGCTAAATTTGCAGATGCTTGCCTAAGAGGATTGCGTGGCGATGCTGGAATAGTGGAGTGCTCTTATGTAGCTtctcag GTGACGGAGCTACCTTTCTTTGCATCCAAAGTTCGGTTAGGGCGCTCTGGTGTTGAGGAAATTTTGCCACTTGGGCTGTTGAATGAGTTTGAAAG AGCTGGTCTGGAGAATGCAAAGAAAGAGCTGGCCCAGAGTATCCAGAAGGGCGTCTCTTTCATCAACAAGTGA